In Panthera tigris isolate Pti1 chromosome C1, P.tigris_Pti1_mat1.1, whole genome shotgun sequence, the following proteins share a genomic window:
- the LOC102962907 gene encoding dnaJ homolog subfamily A member 1-like translates to MVKETTYYDVLGVKPNATQEELKKTYRKLALKYHPDKNPNEGEKFKQISQAYEVLSDAKKRELYDKGGEQAIKEGGAGGGFGSPMDIFDMFFGGGGRMQRERRGKNVVHQLSVTLEDLYNGATRKLALQKNVICDKCEGRGGKKGVVECCPNCRGTGMQIRIHQIGPGMVQQIQSVCMECQGHGEWISPKDRCKSCNGRKIVREKKILEVHIDKGMKDGQKITFHGEGDLEPGLEPGDIIIVLDQKDHAVFTRRGGDLFMCMDIQLVEALCGFQKPISTLDNRTIVITSHPGQIVKHGDIKCVLNEGMPIYRRPYEKGRLIIEFKVNFPENGFLSPDKLSLLEKLLPERKEVEETDEMDQVELVDFDPNQERRRHYNGEAYEDDEHHRRGGVQCQTS, encoded by the coding sequence ATGGTGAAAGAAACTACTTACTATGATGTTTTGGGGGTCAAACCCAATGCCACCCAGGAAGAATTGAAAAAGACTTACAGGAAATTGGCTTTGAAGTACCACCCTGACAAGAATCCAAATGAAGGAGAGAAGTTTAAACAGATTTCTCAAGCTTATGAAGTGCTCTCTGATGCGAAGAAAAGGGAATTATATGACAAAGGAGGAGaacaggcaattaaagaaggTGGAGCAGGTGGTGGTTTTGGCTCCCCCATGGACATCTTTGATATGttttttggaggaggaggaaggatgcagagagagaggagaggtaaaAATGTTGTGCATCAGCTCTCTGTAACCTTAGAGGATTTATATAATGGTGCAACAAGAAAACTAGCTCTGCAAAAGAATGTGATTTGCGACAAATGTGAAGGCCGAGGTGGTAAGAAAGGAGTGGTAGAATGTTGTCCCAATTGCCGAGGTACTGGAATGCAAATAAGAATTCATCAGATAGGACCTGGAATGGTTCAGCAAATTCAATCTGTGTGCATGGAGTGCCAGGGCCATGGGGAATGGATCAGTCCTAAAGATAGATGTAAAAGCTGCAATGGAAGGAAGATAGTTCGAGAAAAGAAGATTCTAGAAGTTCATATTGACAAAGGCATGAAAGATGGCCAGAAGATAACATTCCATGGTGAAGGAGACCTAGAACCTGGACTGGAACCAGGAGATATTATCATTGTTTTAGATCAGAAGGACCATGCTGTTTTTACTAGGCGAGGAggggatcttttcatgtgtatggaCATACAGCTGGTTGAAGCACTGTGCGGCTTTCAAAAGCCAATATCTACTCTAGACAACAGAACCATTGTCATTACCTCTCATCCAGGTCAGATTGTCAAGCATGGAGATATCAAGTGTGTGCTGAATGAAGGCATGCCAATTTATCGTAGACCATACGAAAAGGGTCGCCTAATCATCGAATTTAAGGTAAACTTCCCTGAGAATGGCTTTCTCTCTCCTGATAAACTGTCTTTGCTGGAAAAGCTCCTACCTGAGAGGAAGGAAGTAGAAGAGACTGATGAAATGGACCAGGTAGAACTGGTGGACTTTGATCCAAATCAGGAAAGAAGGCGCCACTACAATGGAGAAGCGTATGAGGATGATGAACATCACCGTAGGGGAGGTGTTCAGTGTCAGACCTCTTAA